The Sulfuricurvum sp. IAE1 DNA segment TGCAATCGCCTCGGCTGCGGCAACGGCGAAACCGTTCCCCTCCCCGTACCCAGTTTCACACAACCCCGCAACTTCGGGATCCTCGATGACCGCTGCGCGCTCACGCTCCTCAACCCGGCCTCCGCGAACATACCGGAACCCCGCATGCTGATAAAAATGGCGACGGAACGCATACCGCGAAAAGCTCACGATCTCGTTCCCCGTCGAGATCCACGAACCCCCTTTGATCAGGTTGTGCTTGGTATCGAACGTCGGGGTCGAGAAATCATCATACCACGGATGGGGGGCAAATCCTTCAAACCCCTCTATCGGCGTCTGCGTCCACTGCCAGACATTGCCCAGAACATCGTACACTTCCCCCTGTGCGAACGTATCGACGGGAACCGACGAAGCGTAATGGGCGCAATTGATATTCGCGCGCGTATCATCGTATACCTGCTCTTCCATCCCGCTTTCACGCATCATCAGGTACCACTCCGCCTCGCCGGGAAGACGATACCCGTACCCGTCGCGATCGCTTTTCCAGCGGCAAAAAGCCTGCGCTTCAAGTGCATTGACTTCAACCGGCCAGTCCATGGGAAGATCGATTTCCGCACACAGGGTCCGGAAACGGTATCCTCCCGATACGGGAATCCAAAACGGCGGACACTTAGCGCCCCGCAGAGCGAGGAACTTCTCCCCCTCCGCATCCCACCATCGTCCGTCGGTGTATCCGCCGTCCTCGACGAACGCCAAAAATTCGCCGTTGCTGACAAGGTATTTAGAGGCTTCGAACCCTTCAAGCGTATACTCACGGGTACCGTATTCGTTGTCCCAGCCGTAAAGCCCCTGATCGCTGTTCCCTTTTCCCAGCGTGATACTCCCCCCCGCGAAGGGAACCATCGCATTTTCGGGTGCTTCGCCGCTACGCGGGCAGGCGGGAAACGCAGCGAGAGGACGGATGTAGGCAAGCGGCATCTGCCGATGCAGAACGCTGGAAGTTTCAATGTGAATCCGTTCGTGCTCGATCCCCATCCAGATCGCCCAGAAAGGATCTTCCTGGACGATCGGCAACCTCATGGGAAGGGTCATGATCAATTCCCCGACCAGCGTACGGACGGCACGGCGGTAATCACGGACTTCCGAAACTTCGGGCCACGCGAACCGGCTGCTCTGCTCGTCCCACACCATTTCATCGACACCGACGGCAAAAAGCGACTCGAAGCGCGGATTGATCCGTTCGTTCAATGCCCCGGCGGCCACCAGTTTGTTGACGTAAAACACCGCCGTATGACCGAAATAGAAAATCATCGGATGGCGTGTGGGCTCGGACTGCCGATAAAACACGTCGTCCGAAGCGAGAAGTTCGAACAGCGATTCGAACAGATCGTAGCTCTGGTAAAAATAATCTCTGAGTTCACGGCGTTTGGCGTCGACGTCCGTCCCGTCCAAACGTACCGATCTCATCTGTCTTTGCACTCAAAGTCCTTTGGATATCTTGCGAAACGATATGCATAAAATTCGGATTAGAAAATAGATTTCGGATAGTATAATGGGAGAATGCTAAAAGAGAGGAAAAATGGTCGGAGCGACCTGACTCGAACAGGCGACCTCTACCACCCCAAGGTAGTGCGCTAGCCAAACTGCGCTACGCCCCGACGTAAAAAAGTGGAATGGAAGGATAATCGAAATTTGATTAATCCCACCTAAAAGTTAATCGGGTTATACTCGTTTGCATGAAAACCTTACCTTCGAGCCTATTGAATTCATCCGACCTTCTTGCCTGTTTCACCACGCGCGGCGGGGGTGTCTCCCCTGCCCCCTACGAGAGCGCCAATCTGGCGTTTCACGTCGGAGACGACCCCATCCTGGTGACGCAAAACCATGACCTGCTGGCCCAAAGCCTGGGATACGAACGTTCCTCTCTGGTATACATGCGCCAGATCCATTCGGACAGAGTGGTCATGATCGCCGAGGAAGCGAGGTTCGACACCCCTCCCGAATGCGACGCCCTGATTACCGACCGCATCTTGATTCCCCTCATGGTGATGAGCGCCGACTGTACCCCGATTTTGCTGTATGATCCGGATACACGGGCCATCGGGGCGGTGCACGCCGGGCGCGAAGGGGCGCTAAACGCCATTCTTCCCAAAACAGTTGCGGCAATGGAAAAAGCCTACGGTACCCGTCCCGGAAACCTTCTGGTCAGCATGGGGCCCTCCATCGGCGGATGCTGCTACGAAATCAACCCTCTCATCGCGTCTACGGTTACGGCGCTGGGGTATTCCGGGGCGCTTCGCTACGAAGGCTCAAAGGTATTTTTGGACGTCAATGCGATTTTGCTGCGGCAGCTCGAAGCTGCGGGGGTACCCGCCGAAGCGGTCGAAGTATCGGGAGAATGTACGGCGTGCCGATGCGATACCTATTTTTCCTACCGTGCCGACGCGCGTCAAACGGGGCGGATCGCCGGGGTTATCATGCTTCGCTGACGCGGCGCGCAAGCTGTTCGGGAAGTAATCCGAGCGATTCTTCGACCAGACGGGTATTACCGTGTTTGATAAATGCGTCATCGTATTCGAACGTGACGACCGACACATCCGCTATCTTCTCTTCGGAAAGCCACTCGAGCAGAGCGCTTCCGACTCCCCCCATACGGGCCGAATCGCTGAAAACGTACCAGCGCTTGTATTTTTGGGCCATCCTTCGCAGCATCGCGGCATCAAGAGGTTTGACAAACCGCAAATCAAGGAGGGAAGGTTTTTCGTCCATGTACTCCATCGTCTGTGCCGCGCGCCCGACGCCGTTACCGTAACCGATAAAAAGGGTATCGGTATCGTTTTCGACGAGCATCTGCGCTTTCCCCGTCTTGAAAGGCTCCGATGCGGGAAGATCCGCATCGAAAAAAGCCCCCCTGGGGTAACGGATCGCGCAGGGGCGCTCATAAGCCGCCGCGTAAGCGACTACCTGATGGAATGAACGTTCGTCTCTCGGGGCGCAAAGGGTCATGTTGGGAATCAGCCGCAAAAAGCTGATATCAAAAGCTCCCTGGTGGGTCTCTCCGTCTTCCCCGACGATACCGGCACGGTCCATCGCGAAAACAACCGGCAGATCCATCAGACAGACATCGTGGACGACCTGATCAAACCCGCGTTGCAAAAACGTCGAATAAATCGTACAAAAAGGCTTGAAGCCCTCTTTAGCCAGTGACGCCATTGACGTGACCGCATGCTGCTCGGCGATCGCCACGTCCCAGAAACGGTCGGGATATTTTTCGATCAGTTCGCTCATTCCCGTTCCGCTGGGCATCGCTGCGGTGACGCCGACAATTTTCGGATCGGCATCCGCCGCCGCCATCAACGCTTCGGTATAAATCTGGGTAGCACTTTTGGCCGCGCTTTTCGCGCTGGCGGTACCGCTTTTGAGGTCAAAAGGAGAAACGCCGTGCCATTTTTCGTGTTTTCCCTCGGCGATTTCGTATCCCTTACCCTTGATCGTCTGGACGTGAACCAGAACCGGTTTGCCCATCGATTTTGCCGTCTCAAACGTCTCGATCAGCGATTTGAGGTCGTGCCCGTCAATGGGACCGATGTATTCGATCCCCATCTCCTCGAACATGATCCCCGGCGTGATCAGTTTGAACGACTCCTCGAATCGTTTGGCCAGATAATGGGCCCCCTCCCCGAAATTGTCGACGAACTGTTCGGTCTTACGTTTGAAACGCTGATAAAACGGGCTGGCCATCGCGGAACTGAGCATCCGGCTCAGCGCACCTATCGGTTTTGCGATACTCATCTCATTGTCGTTAAGGATGATGACCATCGGGTATTTACGGTCTCCGAGTTCGTTCAGCGCTTCGTAGACCATCCCCGCCGACATCGCTCCGTCCCCGATCAGTACGACCGGGATACGGCTGGACTGCTCGTTTTTGAGCGCGATCGCTTTGGCCGCTCCGACCCCCAGCGAAATTGACGTCGAACTGTGGCCCGCAACGAAATAGTCCATCGGGGATTCGGAAGGCTTCGTATACCCGCTGAGTCCTCCGAATTTCCGCAGCGTCGAAAAGGCTTCCCACCGCCCGGTGAGAAGTTTATGGGCATAGGACTGATGCGAAACGTCGAAAATAAAAGGGTCTTTGGAGGCGTCGAAAACCCGGTGCATCGCGACGATGATCTCGGTGGCGCCGAGCGTGGAGCTCAGGTGCCCCCCGTTCGAACTGACCACTTCCAAAATCCGTTCGCGGATTTTCTGGGAGAGTTCCGCCAGTTCTTGAAGCGTAAAATATTTAATGTCCATAAGCAATGATAAATCCTGAAAATCGGTGAAATTAGTCCATTATAGGAGAAACGGTTCGAAAAAGGCTTTACGATTCAAGTAAGACCGATCGTTTAAGCCTCTCGTAACGCTTTTTGATCTCCGAATCGATGTTCCCGACGTCACTGATCGCAACGACGCCTCCGGGGCTGATCGCCCGGTCGGAGAGTACTTCCA contains these protein-coding regions:
- the pgeF gene encoding peptidoglycan editing factor PgeF, encoding MKTLPSSLLNSSDLLACFTTRGGGVSPAPYESANLAFHVGDDPILVTQNHDLLAQSLGYERSSLVYMRQIHSDRVVMIAEEARFDTPPECDALITDRILIPLMVMSADCTPILLYDPDTRAIGAVHAGREGALNAILPKTVAAMEKAYGTRPGNLLVSMGPSIGGCCYEINPLIASTVTALGYSGALRYEGSKVFLDVNAILLRQLEAAGVPAEAVEVSGECTACRCDTYFSYRADARQTGRIAGVIMLR
- the ovoA gene encoding 5-histidylcysteine sulfoxide synthase; this encodes MQRQMRSVRLDGTDVDAKRRELRDYFYQSYDLFESLFELLASDDVFYRQSEPTRHPMIFYFGHTAVFYVNKLVAAGALNERINPRFESLFAVGVDEMVWDEQSSRFAWPEVSEVRDYRRAVRTLVGELIMTLPMRLPIVQEDPFWAIWMGIEHERIHIETSSVLHRQMPLAYIRPLAAFPACPRSGEAPENAMVPFAGGSITLGKGNSDQGLYGWDNEYGTREYTLEGFEASKYLVSNGEFLAFVEDGGYTDGRWWDAEGEKFLALRGAKCPPFWIPVSGGYRFRTLCAEIDLPMDWPVEVNALEAQAFCRWKSDRDGYGYRLPGEAEWYLMMRESGMEEQVYDDTRANINCAHYASSVPVDTFAQGEVYDVLGNVWQWTQTPIEGFEGFAPHPWYDDFSTPTFDTKHNLIKGGSWISTGNEIVSFSRYAFRRHFYQHAGFRYVRGGRVEERERAAVIEDPEVAGLCETGYGEGNGFAVAAAEAIAPFSNGGNVLELGCKAGRLSLELSRYFDTVVGVDRSARFISPGVELLREGTIRYRFGTSVREVVLASLDLPLAAEKVEFYQADMRNLKPHLQGYGCIVVNAVYEPVSDVETIAEAMRERLKAGGSVIALTNAAVRRDARRFAYTRGTETVEGYLNVWK
- the dxs gene encoding 1-deoxy-D-xylulose-5-phosphate synthase gives rise to the protein MDIKYFTLQELAELSQKIRERILEVVSSNGGHLSSTLGATEIIVAMHRVFDASKDPFIFDVSHQSYAHKLLTGRWEAFSTLRKFGGLSGYTKPSESPMDYFVAGHSSTSISLGVGAAKAIALKNEQSSRIPVVLIGDGAMSAGMVYEALNELGDRKYPMVIILNDNEMSIAKPIGALSRMLSSAMASPFYQRFKRKTEQFVDNFGEGAHYLAKRFEESFKLITPGIMFEEMGIEYIGPIDGHDLKSLIETFETAKSMGKPVLVHVQTIKGKGYEIAEGKHEKWHGVSPFDLKSGTASAKSAAKSATQIYTEALMAAADADPKIVGVTAAMPSGTGMSELIEKYPDRFWDVAIAEQHAVTSMASLAKEGFKPFCTIYSTFLQRGFDQVVHDVCLMDLPVVFAMDRAGIVGEDGETHQGAFDISFLRLIPNMTLCAPRDERSFHQVVAYAAAYERPCAIRYPRGAFFDADLPASEPFKTGKAQMLVENDTDTLFIGYGNGVGRAAQTMEYMDEKPSLLDLRFVKPLDAAMLRRMAQKYKRWYVFSDSARMGGVGSALLEWLSEEKIADVSVVTFEYDDAFIKHGNTRLVEESLGLLPEQLARRVSEA